The genomic DNA CTGCCGGAAAAACTACGCGCAGCGGTGATCAACCAGGGTGGCGGTCATGCCAACCATTCCTTGTTCTGGGCGGTAATGTCACCCAAAGGTGGTGGCAAACCCGAGGGCGCACTGGGCATAGCCATTGAGGAACAGCTGGGTGGCTTCGACAGTTTCAAGGAGGCTTTCACCAAGGCTGCGTTGACCCGCTTCGGCAGCGGCTGGGCCTGGTTGAGCGTCACCCCGCAAAAGACCCTTGTGGTGGAAAGCAGTGGAAATCAGGACAGCCCGTTGATGAGCGGCAATACGCCGATCCTCGGTCTGGATGTCTGGGAGCATGCGTATTACCTGCTGTATCAAAACCGCCGCCCGGAATACATCAACGCCTTCTACAGTGTCATCAACTGGCCGGAAGTTGCCGCACGCTACCAGGCCGCCCTGGCCTGATATTGACTCCAATAACAAGATCTAAGGCCGACTATGGGCACTGAAACACTGGCGATCAGCAGCGGGCGAATGTTTCGCTACGCGTTCGGCTCGTTGTTGCTGT from Pseudomonas tolaasii NCPPB 2192 includes the following:
- a CDS encoding superoxide dismutase; its protein translation is MTYTLPALPYAYDALEPHIDAQTMEIHYTKHHQTYINNLNAAVEGTEFVGWPVEKLVSSVQQLPEKLRAAVINQGGGHANHSLFWAVMSPKGGGKPEGALGIAIEEQLGGFDSFKEAFTKAALTRFGSGWAWLSVTPQKTLVVESSGNQDSPLMSGNTPILGLDVWEHAYYLLYQNRRPEYINAFYSVINWPEVAARYQAALA